The DNA region GTTGCCCAAAAGGGGCGTACAGGGAATTAGCCCTCTACGGTGACCGGGCGGGCGACGAGCGAGGTCGGGTCGGTGGCCTCGGACAGCGAGCCACGCGAGGACGGCACGACGAACTTGTAGCCCACCTGGCGCACCGTGCCGATCATCGACTCGTACTCCGAGCCGAGCTTGGCCCGCAGCCGCCGGACGTGCACGTCGACCGTCCGGGTGCCGCCGAAGTAGTCGTACCCCCAGACCTCGCGCAGCAACTGGTCCCGGGTGAAGACCCGGCCCGGGTGCTGGGCGAGGAACTTGAGCAGCTCGAACTCCTTGTAGGTCAGGTCCAGCGGGCGACCCTTGAGCTTCGCGGCGTAGGTGTCCGGGTCGATCATCAGCTCGCCGGCCCGGATGGAACCGCCCACCCCGGCGGTCGCGTTGCTGAGTCGGCCGACCGCCAGCCGCAGCCGGGCCTCGACCTCGGCGGGACCGGCGGAGGCGAGGATGACGTCGTCGACCCCCCAGTCGGCGTTCAACGCGATCAACCCGGCCTCGGTCACCACCGCCACCAGCGGTACGCCGAGCCCGGTCGCGTGCAGCATCCGACAGGTGGCCCGCGCCTCGCTCAACTCGGACCGGGCGTCGACCAGGACAGCGTCCGGGCTCGGGCCGGCAACGAGGGTACGGACGTCGCGAGGTGCGGTGCGCACCGAGTGCGGCAGCAGGTCCAGTGCCGGCAGTACTGCGGATGGTTCGCCTGCGCGTGCGGTAACCAGCAGCAGGATCTCCACGATCACCTCCGTCCCGGCGGCCCCGTGCGGCCGCGCGCGACCAGCGGCACTCCTTGACGGATATGGCGCTGGGAACATCCGTGGGTCCCGGCGTCGCTGACGGGCGGGTTTCGGCAAGAGCGTAACTGATCGGCTGCGCGGAGCTGGGGCGTGATTTCCTGTTCGCCCTATCTGCCCCCGGTTGCGGCCCAGGTTTTAACCTGGCGGAAACCGGGACACCCGCGTTGACGGCCCGGTCTGGCACGATCGGTGGGTGGTTCCCTCCAGCTCACCCGAGACCGGCCGCGAGCCCTGGGCGGACGACCTGCCCCCAGGCGGTGGTGCGGCACCGTCGGCCGGCCCGGCCGTGGCCAACGACGACCGTCGTCGCTCCGGCGGCCCCCGACGCCTGCGCCGTGGCGGCTCGGCACGCCGCTCAGACGAGGCCCTCGACGATGAGGACGAGGAGGAGACCGAGCCGCCGGTCGAGGTTAGCCGGCAACTCTCCCTCGCCATCGCCGGGTTCGCCCTCCTGCTCGGGCTGGGCCTGGTCCTCGGCGCGTACACCGCCGGGCCCGACCACCGGCTGCCCTTCACCATCGTGGTGCTCACGGTGCAACTGCTGTTCGTGCTGGGCTGGACGATGGTCACCCGGCCACCGGCGGTGGCGGTGGTGCTCGGGGTCGGCGCCCTGACCGCCCTGACCGCCGACGTGATCGCGGTACGCAGTGCCACCCCCCGGATCGGGCCACTGTTCCTCATCGCCATCGGCGCGGTGCTGGTAGCCGTGCTGGGGCAGTTGGTGCGCCGGGTGGACCGGGTGCGGGTCATGGACTCCCTGCGGACCACGGCCACCATCATGTTCGGGGCGGTGGCCTTCGCCACCCTGATCGTGCTCAG from Micromonospora sp. NBC_01739 includes:
- a CDS encoding winged helix-turn-helix transcriptional regulator; amino-acid sequence: MEILLLVTARAGEPSAVLPALDLLPHSVRTAPRDVRTLVAGPSPDAVLVDARSELSEARATCRMLHATGLGVPLVAVVTEAGLIALNADWGVDDVILASAGPAEVEARLRLAVGRLSNATAGVGGSIRAGELMIDPDTYAAKLKGRPLDLTYKEFELLKFLAQHPGRVFTRDQLLREVWGYDYFGGTRTVDVHVRRLRAKLGSEYESMIGTVRQVGYKFVVPSSRGSLSEATDPTSLVARPVTVEG